GTGGTCACTGAAAGGCGGCATCAATTTTGAGTGAGACCTGGATGAGGTCAGCAATGAGTGGGGCCAGGGAGGACATGATCTATTGACTAGGTCAAGATAGATCAATAATGGAAATTAGTGGTGGACAGGGCTGGCCAATGCCCCCTGCTGGAGGATGGTCCTCTTAATGGCTTTCATGATCTCTCTGTTGCGGAGGCTATAAATTATAGGATTGACTAACGGTGTGAGCACAGAGTAGACAACAGCTAAGGTCCGGTCAAGTGTCAGTGAATAGCTTTTCTTCAGTCGTACATACATAAAGATGATGCtgccaaaaaaaattagaaccaCTATGAGGTGGGAGGCACAGGTAGAGAAGGCTTTCTTCCTCCCTGATGCTGTCTTGATTTTCAGAACAGTACCAATGATTCGCCCATAGGATGCCATgatgaaaaggaaagtgacaatgATAATGAAAGTATTGATGGCAAAGTCCACCAGAATATTGGTGGAAGTGTCCTTGCAAGCCAGACTCAGTAGGGGTGGAAAGTCACAGAAGATGTGTTGGATCTCATTGTAGCCACAGAATGGGAGTCTGGAAACCAAGATGACTTCAGAGATGGGGCATAAGAAGCCACAAGTCCAACAACTTGCAGCCATTTTGGCACATAGTGCTGGGGTCATGATTGCTGGGTAATGAAGGGGCCTGCAGATAGCCAGGTACCTGTCATAGGCCATAGCTGTAAGAAGGTAGCATTCAGAGGCCCCTAGGGAATGGAAGAAGTAGGTCTGCAGTAAGCAGCCTGCAAAGGAAATGGTCTTTGTCTCACTAAGTAAGTTGGCCAGCATCTTGGGAATTGTGGTGGCTGTATACCATAGCTCCAAGAAGGAAAGGACACTGACAAAGTGATACATGGGTGTGTGGAGGGCAGAGTCAAGTCGGATGACCAGAAAAATGAGCAAGTTGCCAAAAATAGTGAAGAGGTAGGCCAACAACAACAAGGCAAAGAGCCAAACCTGTATGTCATCCACATTGGGAAAACCAAGGAGAATAAACTCAGTAACTGTTGTATGGTTGTACTGTTCCATGGAGAGCTAGGATCCTGTAATGAAGAAGACGAATGAGGAAGAACTTGAGTTGACAATGCTAAGCAAACATCCCTTATCTGAAAAGCCTTCTGTGATTTTCCTTCACTCTATCATCAAATTACCTTCTCCAGTTTGCACATCAGGAGCCTATAATATCCTACCACGAAACTGCAATTGTTCCTTTGGATGTATGATTTGAACTTTACTAGTGGACTAAAATCTTATCTCCAAGCTCTCATTTTTAATTATTGTCTTCTGTGCTTAACACTTTTTTGGACATTCCAGCCATGCatcattcttatttcatttttaccctAACTTTTCATGTAGCTTGAattctatcaaggaaaactttttaaaattaattcactCATATTTATAAAGCCCCCACCCTAACCCAAGAAAAGCTTGAATTTAAGTTAATTGGTCTTCTGGAGCTaagtgggaaaggggagaagagagaaaggaggagaagtagACAGGAATTTTACCTTTTACTGAGCCTTTTTTTCCAGATCATCCCTGCATGGCTTCTTTATTTGAAGGGAAACATTCAATGTCAGACTGCAATATCAGTTACCACCATATGAATTCATAAGTTCATGTTtagttgaaagaagaaaagagttaGGGGAAAAATGACCAATATCTTAAAATATGTCAAAAGTTATGTGGAAGAGGAATACTTGGCCCAGGGCAGTACTAGGACCAATGTAGAGAAATtgaaaagaggcagattttgactcttcctaaggaaaaaaatattctcagtAATTCAGTATGTACAAAATTAAATGGGCTACCTTAGAAGTTTAGTGAATTCCCTTTCCCTGGAGCTCTTCACACAGAGATAACTTGCCACAAATTCTTTCTACATAATTCTTTTAGCATGGTATAAGATGATGTTTGACTTAGAATTCTCAGATTCTATGAAGAAATATGTCATTTTGGACTGTCAGCATTTGCACTCCTCTCTAATTATATGGTATTCTAATTGTGCAGAAATATGCAATTGtccttatctctgtctccatATATCTGTTTGTGGACTATCTGTCATGAAGGTGGGTGAGATGACATGATCAAGATTTGGAAAGATCTTGATGGGCCAACAAGACAAAATTAACAGAATGGGGTTTGAACCAAAGGACAAAAGTTGCAgcaagaaaaatttctttaagtatttgaaggtacctcctatttttttctcttctctaggttatACAATCAATCATTTCAAGACAACCATTCAAGAAGTGAAATTTTGTATC
The DNA window shown above is from Notamacropus eugenii isolate mMacEug1 chromosome 2, mMacEug1.pri_v2, whole genome shotgun sequence and carries:
- the OR6N2 gene encoding olfactory receptor 6N2, yielding MEQYNHTTVTEFILLGFPNVDDIQVWLFALLLLAYLFTIFGNLLIFLVIRLDSALHTPMYHFVSVLSFLELWYTATTIPKMLANLLSETKTISFAGCLLQTYFFHSLGASECYLLTAMAYDRYLAICRPLHYPAIMTPALCAKMAASCWTCGFLCPISEVILVSRLPFCGYNEIQHIFCDFPPLLSLACKDTSTNILVDFAINTFIIIVTFLFIMASYGRIIGTVLKIKTASGRKKAFSTCASHLIVVLIFFGSIIFMYVRLKKSYSLTLDRTLAVVYSVLTPLVNPIIYSLRNREIMKAIKRTILQQGALASPVHH